In a genomic window of Streptomyces pristinaespiralis:
- a CDS encoding cytochrome P450 — translation MNTWTSAAATADPDGGDVPGPEAAAPPARAGDARAPGDGLDLFGEEFVRDPYPWLDLLRAEAPVHHDEATGLWLVSRHQDIRRVLSDPSVFLPDNAQHAVAPLPVAVLRTLAKARFSLPPALANNGTGSHAGLRRLVNRFFNARRVAAAVPVIERCAEELLDAARAGIDADGRADLFASYAQVLPCRVLMELLGVRGVTPDTLIRWSDASLELFWGRPAAERQLELAGLVGEFHRWLTDTVRGAASSPGVSPDSFVGALARHRLPDGEPLDTATAVSACFFIFIAGQSTTGQLIATVLRRALCEPGLWPRLVPEAGLAEDWVEEVLRREPPVTTWRRVTARPVELAGTRLPAGAQLLLMLMGSGSDPAVFADPERMCPHRANVRHHLAFGAGRHRCPGASLARTEAAIALRAVARRLPQIRLAPEGARPQMLGLLSFRAPLDVMVERQPGC, via the coding sequence ATGAACACCTGGACCTCGGCTGCCGCCACGGCCGACCCCGACGGGGGCGACGTGCCTGGTCCGGAAGCCGCAGCGCCGCCGGCGCGGGCCGGGGATGCCCGGGCGCCGGGCGACGGCCTCGACCTGTTCGGCGAGGAGTTCGTACGCGACCCCTACCCGTGGCTGGACCTCCTGCGCGCCGAGGCGCCCGTGCACCACGACGAGGCGACGGGGCTGTGGCTGGTCAGCCGTCACCAGGACATACGGCGGGTGCTGTCCGACCCGTCCGTCTTCCTGCCCGACAACGCCCAGCACGCGGTCGCGCCGCTACCGGTCGCCGTGCTGCGGACGCTCGCGAAGGCCCGCTTCTCCCTCCCGCCCGCGCTGGCCAACAACGGCACCGGCAGCCACGCCGGGCTGCGCCGCCTGGTCAACCGGTTCTTCAACGCCCGGCGGGTGGCGGCCGCCGTCCCCGTGATCGAGCGCTGTGCCGAGGAGTTGCTGGACGCGGCGCGGGCCGGGATCGACGCCGACGGCCGCGCAGACCTGTTCGCCTCCTACGCGCAGGTCCTGCCGTGCCGGGTGCTCATGGAACTGCTCGGCGTCCGGGGCGTCACGCCGGACACGCTGATCCGCTGGAGCGACGCGTCGCTGGAGCTGTTCTGGGGCAGGCCCGCCGCGGAACGGCAGCTGGAACTGGCCGGCCTGGTCGGCGAGTTCCACCGATGGCTGACCGACACCGTACGCGGTGCCGCGTCATCGCCCGGCGTCTCGCCGGATTCCTTCGTCGGAGCGCTGGCCCGCCACCGTCTGCCCGACGGGGAACCGCTGGACACGGCGACCGCGGTCAGCGCGTGCTTCTTCATCTTCATCGCCGGACAGTCCACCACCGGCCAGCTGATCGCCACCGTGCTGCGCCGGGCACTTTGCGAACCGGGGCTCTGGCCGCGGCTCGTGCCGGAAGCCGGCCTGGCCGAGGACTGGGTGGAGGAGGTGCTGCGGCGCGAGCCGCCGGTGACCACCTGGCGCCGGGTCACCGCACGACCGGTGGAACTGGCGGGCACCCGGCTCCCGGCGGGCGCGCAACTGCTGCTCATGCTGATGGGCAGCGGGTCCGACCCGGCCGTGTTCGCGGACCCGGAGCGGATGTGCCCGCATCGGGCGAACGTCCGTCACCACCTGGCGTTCGGCGCCGGGCGCCACCGCTGCCCGGGCGCCTCCCTGGCCCGCACGGAGGCGGCGATCGCACTGCGGGCGGTGGCACGCCGGCTGCCTCAGATCCGGCTCGCGCCGGAAGGGGCACGACCGCAGATGCTCGGCCTGTTGTCCTTCCGGGCGCCCCTCGACGTCATGGTGGAGCGGCAGCCTGGTTGTTGA
- a CDS encoding Fur family transcriptional regulator, with protein MSDLLERLRGRGWRVTSQRRVVAEVLDGDHIHLTADEVHARAAQRLPEISRATVYNTLGELVSLGEVLEVSTDGRAKRYDPNAHRPHQHLVCSRCGVIRDVHPTGDPLADLPAQERFGFTVSEVEVTYRGVCPSCT; from the coding sequence ATGAGTGACCTGCTGGAACGGCTGCGAGGGCGCGGCTGGCGGGTGACCTCCCAGCGGCGTGTGGTCGCGGAGGTCCTCGACGGCGACCACATCCATCTCACCGCCGACGAGGTCCACGCCCGCGCGGCTCAGCGGCTGCCCGAGATCTCCCGGGCGACCGTGTACAACACGCTGGGCGAACTGGTCTCGCTCGGTGAGGTCCTCGAGGTCTCCACCGACGGGCGCGCCAAGCGGTACGACCCCAACGCCCACCGCCCGCACCAGCACTTGGTCTGCTCCCGCTGCGGCGTCATCCGCGACGTCCATCCGACCGGCGATCCGCTGGCGGATCTTCCGGCGCAGGAGCGGTTCGGCTTCACGGTGTCCGAGGTCGAGGTCACCTACCGCGGCGTGTGCCCCTCCTGCACCTGA
- the katG gene encoding catalase/peroxidase HPI — protein MSENPDAIVTDPKTEGRGGGCPVAHERAPHPTQGGGNRQWWSERLNLKILAKNPAVANPLGEEFDYAAAFSSLDLPAVKRDIAEVLTTSQDWWPADFGNYGPLMIRMAWHSAGTYRISDGRGGAGAGQQRFAPLNSWPDNANLDKARRLLWPVKKKYGRSISWADLMILTGNVALEQMGFETFGFAGGREDVWEPEEDVYWGPETTWLDDRRYTGDRELENPLGAVQMGLIYVNPEGPGGNPDPLAAARDIRETFRRMAMNDEETVALIAGGHTFGKTHGAGPADNVGDDPEAASLEEQGLGWKNSYGTGKGGDTITSGLEVTWTNTPTTWDNSFFEILFGYEWELTKSPAGAHQWRPKNGAGEGTVPDAHDASKTHAPQMLTTDLALRFDPVYEQISRRFLENPDQFADAFARAWFKLTHRDMGPKSLYLGPEVPEETLLWQDPLPEAEGEVIDAEDIATLKAEILDSGLSVSQLVSTAWASASTFRASDKRGGANGARIRLEPQRTWEVNDPDQLATVLRTLEGIQQEFNSGAKNVSLADLIVLGGVAAVERAAKEAGFPVRVPFTPGRVDASQEQTDAESFAALEPTADGFRNYLGKGNRLPAEFLLLDKANLLGLSAPEMTVLVGGLRVLGANHQQSQQGVLTTTPGSLTNDFFVNLLDLGTTWKATSEDQTAFEARDAATGEVKWTGSRADLVFGSNSELRALAEVYASDDAKEKFVEDFVAAWDKVMNLDRFDIA, from the coding sequence ATGTCCGAGAACCCGGATGCAATCGTCACAGACCCGAAGACGGAGGGCCGAGGCGGCGGCTGCCCGGTAGCGCACGAGCGCGCGCCGCATCCGACTCAAGGCGGCGGAAACCGCCAGTGGTGGTCGGAGCGGCTCAACCTGAAGATCCTCGCCAAGAACCCCGCCGTGGCCAACCCCCTCGGCGAGGAGTTCGACTACGCGGCGGCGTTCTCGTCGCTCGACCTCCCAGCCGTGAAGCGGGACATCGCCGAGGTGCTGACCACCTCCCAGGACTGGTGGCCCGCCGACTTCGGCAACTACGGCCCGCTGATGATCCGTATGGCCTGGCACAGCGCGGGCACGTACCGGATCAGTGACGGCCGTGGCGGTGCCGGCGCCGGTCAGCAGCGCTTCGCCCCCCTCAACAGCTGGCCGGACAACGCCAACCTCGACAAGGCCCGCCGACTGCTGTGGCCGGTCAAGAAGAAGTACGGCCGGTCCATCTCGTGGGCCGACCTCATGATCCTGACGGGCAACGTCGCGCTGGAGCAGATGGGCTTCGAGACCTTCGGCTTCGCCGGCGGCCGTGAGGACGTGTGGGAGCCCGAGGAGGACGTGTACTGGGGTCCCGAGACCACCTGGCTCGACGACCGGCGCTACACCGGCGACCGTGAGCTGGAGAACCCCCTCGGCGCGGTCCAGATGGGCCTCATCTACGTCAACCCGGAGGGCCCGGGCGGCAACCCGGACCCGCTCGCCGCGGCCCGTGACATCCGTGAGACGTTCCGCCGGATGGCGATGAACGACGAGGAGACCGTCGCCCTGATAGCGGGCGGTCACACCTTCGGCAAGACCCACGGCGCCGGCCCGGCGGACAACGTCGGCGACGACCCCGAAGCCGCCTCGCTGGAGGAGCAGGGCCTCGGCTGGAAGAACTCCTACGGCACCGGCAAGGGCGGCGACACGATCACCAGCGGTCTCGAGGTGACCTGGACGAACACCCCGACCACCTGGGACAACAGCTTCTTCGAGATCCTCTTCGGCTACGAGTGGGAGCTGACCAAGAGCCCCGCCGGCGCGCACCAGTGGCGGCCCAAGAACGGTGCCGGGGAAGGCACGGTCCCCGACGCGCACGACGCGTCGAAGACCCACGCCCCGCAGATGCTGACGACCGACCTCGCGCTCCGGTTCGACCCGGTCTACGAGCAGATCTCGCGTCGCTTCCTGGAGAACCCCGACCAGTTCGCGGACGCCTTCGCCCGCGCCTGGTTCAAGCTGACCCACCGTGACATGGGCCCGAAGTCGCTGTACCTCGGCCCGGAGGTCCCGGAGGAGACCCTGCTGTGGCAGGACCCGCTGCCGGAGGCCGAGGGCGAGGTCATCGACGCCGAGGACATCGCGACCCTCAAGGCCGAGATCCTCGACTCGGGACTGTCCGTCTCCCAGCTGGTGTCCACCGCGTGGGCGTCGGCCTCGACGTTCCGCGCCAGCGACAAGCGCGGTGGCGCCAACGGCGCCCGCATCCGCCTGGAGCCGCAGCGCACGTGGGAGGTCAACGACCCCGACCAGCTCGCCACCGTGCTGCGAACCCTCGAGGGAATCCAGCAGGAGTTCAACTCCGGCGCCAAGAACGTCTCCCTTGCCGACCTGATCGTGCTCGGTGGCGTCGCGGCCGTCGAGCGGGCCGCCAAGGAGGCCGGCTTCCCGGTGCGGGTTCCCTTCACGCCGGGCCGGGTGGACGCCTCGCAGGAGCAGACCGACGCGGAGTCGTTCGCCGCGCTCGAGCCCACCGCCGACGGGTTCCGCAACTACCTCGGCAAGGGCAACCGCCTGCCGGCCGAGTTCCTGCTGCTCGACAAGGCGAACCTGCTCGGCCTCAGCGCCCCCGAGATGACCGTCCTCGTCGGTGGCCTGCGCGTGCTGGGCGCCAATCACCAGCAGTCGCAGCAAGGCGTCCTCACCACGACGCCCGGGTCCCTGACCAACGACTTCTTCGTCAACCTGCTCGACCTGGGCACGACGTGGAAGGCGACGTCCGAGGACCAGACCGCCTTCGAGGCACGCGACGCCGCCACGGGCGAGGTGAAGTGGACCGGCAGCCGTGCCGACCTCGTCTTCGGCTCCAACTCCGAGCTGCGCGCGCTCGCCGAGGTGTACGCGAGCGACGACGCGAAGGAGAAGTTCGTGGAGGACTTCGTGGCCGCGTGGGACAAGGTGATGAACCTCGACCGGTTCGACATCGCCTGA
- a CDS encoding FAD-dependent oxidoreductase, translating into MTTADFSHRLRATDSADVLVVGAGLAGLHTATLLARQGHDVLLAERRAGLAGAIRTTGIFVRKTLDDFPLPPDCLGPPIRRVVLYPPNLRRPVSLTSGRDEYRVGDMAPLYETSAVSAAAAGVRIALGTRYAGRQGDTFHLVGRDGPTAVRARFVVGADGARSRVARDLGLDRNQHLLVGAEEVFEVPGSDEPPTFHCVLDPSLAPGYLAWVVNDGRHAHVGVAGYADRYPEGLRRAVERFGASAPGLAGVERPEAVERRGGLIPVGGLLRRISCPDGLLVGDAAGAVSPLTAGGLDPCLRQAEFAAEVLDDALRAGRPDVMSNYDGSALRPHFRGRLMLRRGLAHVRTPAAAAAAFTLLRTPLGRAAAGRVLFGDRSFPDPVRA; encoded by the coding sequence CCGCCAGGGCCACGACGTGCTCCTGGCCGAGCGTCGAGCCGGTCTCGCCGGCGCGATCCGCACCACGGGAATCTTCGTGCGGAAGACGCTCGACGACTTTCCCCTGCCCCCGGACTGCCTCGGGCCGCCGATCCGGCGTGTGGTGCTCTACCCGCCGAACCTCCGCCGCCCGGTCAGCCTGACCAGTGGCCGCGACGAGTACCGGGTCGGCGACATGGCGCCGCTCTACGAAACGTCGGCCGTCTCCGCCGCCGCCGCCGGCGTCCGGATAGCGCTCGGCACGCGTTACGCCGGCCGGCAGGGCGACACCTTCCACCTGGTCGGCCGTGACGGCCCGACGGCGGTCCGCGCACGGTTCGTCGTCGGCGCAGACGGAGCACGCTCGAGGGTCGCCCGCGACCTCGGCCTCGACCGCAACCAGCACCTGCTGGTGGGCGCCGAGGAGGTTTTCGAAGTGCCCGGCAGCGACGAGCCACCGACCTTCCACTGCGTGCTCGACCCCTCGCTCGCCCCCGGCTACCTGGCCTGGGTGGTCAACGACGGCCGGCACGCCCATGTCGGCGTCGCGGGCTATGCGGACCGCTATCCGGAGGGTCTGCGCCGGGCCGTGGAGCGGTTCGGCGCATCAGCGCCCGGGCTGGCAGGAGTCGAGCGTCCGGAGGCGGTGGAGCGGCGCGGAGGCCTGATCCCTGTCGGTGGCCTGCTGCGACGGATCAGCTGCCCCGACGGGCTTCTTGTGGGGGACGCGGCGGGCGCGGTCTCCCCCCTCACCGCCGGCGGCCTGGATCCCTGTCTCCGGCAGGCGGAGTTCGCGGCCGAGGTCCTCGACGACGCGCTGCGGGCCGGGAGGCCGGACGTGATGAGCAACTACGACGGATCGGCTCTGCGCCCCCACTTCCGTGGCCGGCTCATGCTGCGCAGGGGACTGGCCCACGTACGCACCCCGGCCGCGGCCGCCGCGGCGTTCACCCTGCTGCGTACGCCGCTCGGCCGGGCCGCCGCGGGACGGGTCCTCTTCGGCGACAGGTCCTTCCCCGACCCGGTCCGTGCGTGA